A single window of Leclercia adecarboxylata DNA harbors:
- a CDS encoding Ig-like domain-containing protein: protein MSKITVISKLTHKETVTDGSQVTLNDSSIVKINAERADILDYERSGNDLIVKLADGETLTLKNFFVSGEQGISQLVLQEDNGALWWIADPIAAESYQSIASLDVLLAGTTTASAGEAAIWPWALGGVAVAGGIALAAGGGGGGGGGGSDGDSSNGGGGDGGSDGGSDGGSDGGSDGGSDGGSDGGNGTNPPLPGTDPNDTTPPGAPGNLKFSADGTQLSGSAEANSSITITDANGNVVGRGQTNSNGEFTIDLDKPYTNGETLTATPTDGAGNVGPGTPVTAADTTPPEAPVINTVADDVGSVTGSLTSGQTTDDARPTFSGSGEAGSTITIYDNGTAIGTAQVNGDGSWSFIPATALGEGAHQITTRATDGAGNTGPASPVFSITVDTIAPNAPSGVTVSDTTGTQQGVVTAGQSTDDNRPALSGTGEVGSTITIYDNGQPVGQATVGTDGKWSFTPETPLADGAHAITLTETDLAGNTSAPSASFDFTIDRTPPDQPTITQIPNGNQVIGTAEPGSTITIFNSLGTVIGSGTADARGQFSVDLKEAQAVGDTFTVVASDAAGNPSQPATAVVSDITPPDAPTDLQISADGATVTGKAEAGSTVTVRDDL from the coding sequence ATGAGTAAAATCACTGTCATCTCCAAACTGACGCACAAGGAAACGGTAACAGACGGGTCTCAGGTTACGCTGAATGACTCCTCCATCGTTAAGATCAACGCCGAACGCGCCGACATTCTCGACTATGAACGCAGCGGTAACGACCTGATCGTTAAGCTGGCCGACGGCGAAACCCTGACCCTCAAAAATTTCTTCGTCAGCGGTGAGCAGGGTATCAGCCAGCTGGTGCTGCAGGAGGATAACGGCGCCTTGTGGTGGATTGCCGATCCCATCGCGGCAGAGAGCTACCAGTCAATCGCCTCTCTTGATGTCCTGCTGGCAGGCACCACTACCGCGTCGGCAGGTGAGGCGGCGATCTGGCCCTGGGCCCTGGGTGGCGTGGCGGTGGCAGGCGGCATTGCGCTGGCCGCAGGTGGCGGCGGTGGCGGTGGCGGCGGCGGGAGCGACGGGGACAGCAGCAATGGCGGTGGTGGTGACGGCGGCAGTGACGGCGGCAGTGACGGCGGCAGTGACGGCGGCAGTGACGGCGGCAGTGACGGCGGCAGTGACGGCGGCAATGGTACTAACCCGCCGCTGCCGGGCACCGACCCGAACGACACCACTCCTCCGGGCGCGCCCGGCAACCTCAAATTCTCAGCAGACGGCACGCAACTTAGCGGGAGCGCCGAAGCCAACAGCAGCATCACCATCACCGATGCCAACGGCAACGTGGTCGGCAGAGGCCAGACCAACAGCAACGGTGAGTTCACCATCGATTTGGACAAGCCGTACACTAACGGTGAAACCCTGACCGCGACACCCACCGACGGTGCCGGCAACGTCGGTCCAGGCACCCCGGTGACCGCCGCCGATACCACCCCGCCGGAGGCCCCGGTCATCAACACCGTTGCCGACGATGTGGGCAGCGTAACCGGGTCGCTCACCAGCGGCCAGACGACCGATGACGCCCGCCCGACCTTTAGCGGCAGCGGCGAGGCAGGCAGCACCATCACGATTTACGACAACGGCACCGCCATCGGCACCGCGCAGGTCAACGGCGACGGCAGCTGGAGCTTCATCCCGGCCACCGCGCTGGGCGAAGGGGCGCACCAAATCACCACCCGGGCCACCGACGGCGCGGGCAACACCGGACCGGCATCCCCGGTATTCAGCATCACCGTCGATACCATTGCTCCAAACGCCCCTTCCGGCGTGACGGTCAGTGACACCACCGGCACGCAACAGGGCGTGGTGACCGCCGGGCAAAGCACCGATGACAACCGCCCTGCCCTCAGCGGCACGGGCGAAGTGGGCAGCACCATCACGATTTATGACAACGGCCAGCCCGTGGGCCAGGCAACCGTCGGCACCGACGGCAAATGGTCCTTTACGCCAGAGACGCCGCTTGCCGATGGCGCACACGCCATCACCCTGACGGAGACCGATCTGGCGGGCAACACCAGCGCGCCTTCCGCCTCATTTGACTTTACCATTGACCGCACGCCGCCGGACCAGCCGACCATCACTCAAATCCCTAACGGCAACCAGGTCATCGGCACCGCCGAGCCAGGCAGCACCATCACCATCTTCAACTCGCTCGGCACGGTGATTGGCAGCGGCACGGCCGACGCTCGCGGCCAGTTCAGCGTTGACCTCAAGGAAGCGCAAGCCGTGGGGGATACCTTCACCGTGGTCGCCTCTGATGCTGCCGGGAACCCGAGCCAGCCAGCAACCGCCGTGGTGAGTGATATCACCCCGCCTGATGCGCCAACCGATCTTCAGATCTCTGCGGACGGCGCCACCGTCACCGGGAAGGCGGAAGCGGGCAGCACCGTTACCGTTCGCGATGATTTATGA
- a CDS encoding Ig-like domain-containing protein, protein MSKFTVISRLTHKETVAEGNQIILGEDSVVKLQAGRGDIASYSRSNSDLLVRMTNGETVTLKNYFANNHQLVLDENGALWWIDDPLAVERYQSIPSTDALIAGNVSNSSGDTPIWPWVLGGVAAAGGIALAAGGGGGGGGSDRIDPGPVPLDTTPPAAPTNLRFSSDSTQLLGNAEANSTVTITDASGNVVGKAKTNGNGDFTVELGIPYTNGETLTAVANDSSGNVSPSNSITAADTTAPDTPMIILADDAAGSLTGALNSDQTTDDPRPVFSGSGEAGTTVTLYDNGKSIGTTVVNSDGSWTFTPSANLADGFHQFTATSTDAAGNVSPDSEEFNLTIDTLAPNAPVLEVTDDEGTLQGLLTNGGFTDDNQPELGGSGDPGSTIAIYDNGLLVTEVVVDDKGTWSYTPPVALTDGLHSITLTETDLAGNLSAVSAPFEFTIDRTPPPAPTGLVLNTEGTLLTGTAEANSTVTVSNDLGVTLGTAVADASGAFSVTLNAAQLNGETLSAAATDRAGNEGPAAEVIARDVTAPAAPADLVVATTGDSVSGTAEAGAQITVLDATGATLGTGTVGLDGKFSVSITPNQLNGEVLTVYATDADQNRSDPGQATATDSTPPDAPAELAIAADDVTLTGAAEVGSTVVLMEGTTKLDQVVVGESGRFSFTMATARLNGELMSLTATDHAGNTSDVSSIEARDIIPPAKPIITDVWDDVPSTLGTIVSGSLTDDRTPLISGTGELGTTIFIYSERIQIGMTEVDSTGHWSFQVPASLTDGLHSLTADAVERRTIHGEMSDIWSINVDPAAPNPPPATVATAAFAQSEEPVVSTLSASTTGETLIYNVLSETGGDHVSNFSLTAGDKIDISELLVGWNGDRATLGDYIQVSNSDGNTVIGIDRDGVGTGYTPATLVTLDDVQTTWEELVNQNHIITG, encoded by the coding sequence ATGAGTAAATTCACTGTCATCTCCAGACTGACGCATAAGGAAACGGTAGCCGAAGGAAACCAGATCATACTGGGCGAAGATTCCGTCGTGAAGCTTCAGGCCGGCCGGGGTGATATCGCCAGCTATTCCCGCAGCAACAGCGATCTGCTGGTCAGGATGACCAACGGCGAAACCGTGACGCTGAAAAACTACTTCGCCAACAACCACCAGCTGGTGCTGGATGAAAACGGCGCGCTGTGGTGGATTGACGATCCGCTCGCGGTTGAGCGTTATCAGTCGATCCCCTCAACCGATGCCCTGATTGCGGGCAACGTCAGTAACTCCTCCGGGGATACCCCAATCTGGCCGTGGGTGCTGGGTGGCGTGGCGGCGGCAGGCGGCATTGCCCTGGCGGCTGGCGGAGGCGGCGGTGGCGGGGGTAGCGATCGTATCGATCCCGGCCCGGTACCGCTCGATACCACGCCACCAGCCGCCCCAACCAATCTGCGCTTCTCCTCAGACAGTACTCAGCTGCTCGGTAATGCCGAGGCCAACAGCACGGTTACCATCACCGATGCCAGCGGTAACGTGGTGGGCAAGGCGAAAACCAACGGCAATGGCGACTTTACCGTTGAGCTGGGCATTCCCTATACCAACGGCGAGACCCTGACGGCTGTCGCCAACGACAGCTCCGGCAACGTCAGCCCGTCGAATAGCATTACCGCCGCGGATACCACCGCGCCGGATACGCCGATGATTATTCTCGCGGACGATGCTGCCGGCAGCCTGACCGGCGCGCTCAACAGCGACCAGACCACCGACGATCCCCGCCCGGTCTTCAGCGGCAGCGGCGAGGCCGGGACCACCGTCACTCTTTACGACAACGGTAAGTCCATCGGCACCACGGTGGTGAACAGCGACGGCAGCTGGACCTTCACCCCCAGCGCCAATCTCGCTGACGGCTTCCACCAGTTCACCGCCACCTCCACCGACGCCGCGGGCAACGTCAGCCCGGACTCGGAGGAGTTTAACCTCACTATTGACACCCTCGCCCCGAATGCGCCGGTATTGGAAGTGACGGACGACGAGGGCACCCTTCAGGGTCTGCTCACTAACGGTGGCTTTACCGATGATAACCAACCTGAGCTTGGCGGCTCGGGCGATCCGGGCAGCACCATCGCGATCTATGACAACGGCCTGCTGGTGACGGAAGTGGTCGTCGACGACAAAGGCACCTGGAGCTACACCCCGCCAGTGGCCCTGACGGATGGGCTGCACAGCATCACCCTGACGGAGACCGATCTGGCGGGTAACCTGAGCGCCGTCTCCGCGCCGTTTGAATTTACCATCGACCGTACGCCACCGCCTGCCCCCACCGGTCTGGTGCTCAATACCGAAGGGACCCTCCTCACCGGTACGGCGGAAGCCAACTCGACCGTCACGGTCAGCAACGATCTGGGCGTCACCTTAGGCACGGCAGTCGCGGATGCCAGTGGGGCGTTTTCCGTTACCCTGAACGCGGCTCAGCTTAACGGTGAGACGCTGAGCGCGGCGGCCACCGACAGAGCGGGTAACGAAGGCCCTGCGGCCGAAGTGATTGCCCGGGACGTCACCGCACCGGCGGCACCGGCCGACCTTGTGGTGGCCACAACGGGCGACAGCGTGAGCGGTACAGCTGAAGCCGGGGCGCAAATCACCGTTTTAGACGCTACGGGTGCGACTCTCGGCACCGGGACCGTGGGTCTCGACGGTAAGTTTTCCGTCAGCATCACCCCCAACCAGCTCAACGGTGAAGTGCTGACGGTGTATGCCACCGACGCAGACCAGAACCGAAGCGATCCAGGCCAGGCCACTGCCACGGACTCCACGCCTCCGGACGCCCCGGCGGAACTGGCGATCGCGGCCGATGACGTGACGCTCACCGGCGCCGCGGAAGTGGGCAGCACCGTGGTCCTTATGGAAGGCACCACCAAACTCGATCAAGTGGTGGTTGGCGAATCAGGCCGCTTCTCCTTCACGATGGCCACCGCCAGGCTGAACGGTGAGCTCATGAGCCTTACCGCCACCGATCATGCGGGCAACACCAGCGATGTCAGTTCGATTGAAGCCAGGGATATTATCCCGCCAGCCAAACCGATCATTACCGACGTGTGGGATGACGTCCCCTCCACTCTCGGCACTATCGTCAGCGGGTCGCTTACCGACGACCGCACCCCGCTGATCTCCGGCACCGGTGAGCTCGGCACGACCATCTTTATCTACAGCGAGAGGATACAGATCGGGATGACGGAGGTCGATTCTACGGGACACTGGTCGTTCCAGGTTCCGGCAAGTCTGACGGACGGGCTTCACTCCCTGACCGCAGACGCCGTTGAACGTCGTACCATTCACGGTGAAATGTCCGATATCTGGTCAATTAACGTCGACCCGGCTGCCCCGAACCCGCCGCCCGCAACGGTGGCAACCGCGGCATTCGCCCAGAGCGAGGAGCCGGTAGTCAGCACCCTGAGCGCCAGTACCACGGGCGAAACCTTGATCTATAACGTGCTCAGTGAAACCGGCGGAGACCATGTCAGCAACTTCTCGCTGACGGCGGGAGATAAAATCGACATCAGCGAACTGCTGGTGGGCTGGAACGGCGATCGCGCCACGCTGGGGGATTATATCCAGGTCAGCAACAGTGATGGCAACACGGTGATCGGCATCGACCGGGACGGGGTCGGCACCGGTTATACGCCAGCGACCCTGGTGACGCTGGATGACGTTCAGACCACTTGGGAGGAGCTGGTAAACCAGAACCACATCATTACCGGTTAG